The following nucleotide sequence is from Vulpes lagopus strain Blue_001 chromosome 1, ASM1834538v1, whole genome shotgun sequence.
GCAGGAGCTCAGTGTTCCGGGCCCAGTTACACCAGCATGGGTGTGTGCTCCTTTACAAACACTGTGACCAGGTCACAGAACAATAAATATGCGCCATGGGACCAAGGGGAAAATGGTAGAAAAGGAGACAAGCCCTACTCTCCCCACTGCTGTACACACGCAGCTTTTGGAGACCCGGAGCCATGTGTAAGCCCATGCTGCCATCCAACCCTGGTCTGCCCGCGTCCTTGTCCTCAGCCCCTGCTCCTCCAGCTCTGCGTCCTGAGCTCAAGGATGTCCCAGCAAAATACAAGTGCCCTCTTTTGGGGGGCCGGTGAGGGTAGCGAGTGCAAACGACACCCCTGTGCTCCCAGTCACCCATCCAACTCCTCCTCAGACAGAAGGTCTCCGTGGTCAGACAGCTGGTCTGTGTTGCTCGTACTGGTGGCATCATCTTCCTCCTCTGAGCTGGCCTCGCAGGCCGTGTGGAAGAGCTGCATAAGTTCTCGGAAACGGTGGGAAACCTAGCACAACAACAGGACATTTTCACATGTATTAAGCACTGCAGGCTGACACGAATACAGTCACATGTTCCACACAGTGAGGCGGTGAGGGCTGCATCCTCCTCCCAGATAAGGGAATTCAAGGCAAGAGGCTTAATGTTTGGCCCCAAATTATACCACtcctaaaaacaaaactagaatggAATCTGTTGGACGTCTACCTCAAAATCCAATGCCCTTTCTCTTCTAGAAGCGCTACTAACCCTGATGAGTCAAGCCCCTCTTCGGGGCCTCCGGGGCATGTCTCCTAGTTGGCCACCCTGTCCTCCATGCCAGGCCCTGTCCTAGATCCCCCTGGGGCCTGGAGCTCTAGCAGGGCTCTACCACTTACCTCAGTAGGGGTCTTATTTCCCAGCTGCTGGGAGATGCTGCTGAAAGTCTGTGGCTGTGCTCCTTTCTCCTGACACATAGTGAGAATCACGCGGTCAGCTTCCCTGGAACCCATGTACCATGATTAGTCCCAGATAAGGAACAGGGATGTGTTCCACACAGTTTATACACGTCATCCCTCCCCACCTACCTTGTCCACAGGACCACCTTTTCCCCAGTGGAGCTGACCTTGCTGTTGTTGGCACACACTGTAGCTTCTGTGGCCTTCAGGGGCTGTTCTCCCACGGGGCCCTTGCCCTGGATCTCACCATCTTTAGCTGAGTTTCCCCTAGACGCTTTGCAAGAAGTCGCTGAAGTGTCAATTCCTGATGAAGATTCACAAACAGGGGACCTCCTGTTTGCTGTCCTCACCCCAGCTCTGCCCAACAGCAAGCAACTCTCTGGAGCATCTGAGATTTCAGGCACCAGGCTTCTCCCTGAGTCTCTGGTCCTTGAGGAAACGGGACTAAGGAAGGGAGCACAGGGCTCTGCAGTGCTGGGCCATCTCTCGGTTTCCGAGGCATCCCATGTCGGCATGGAAGCCTGTGGCTCGCCCAGTGCCTCCTGTTCCTTCCCCTCATTCTGAAGTCTGGGGGATGCCTGAGGGCAGGAGAGGACCTCAGGACCGGCCTGGTTTCTCCTAACGGTGCAGAGCATGCTTTCAGTACTGGAGGAGAGCTTAACACTCTCTGGTGAGCAGGGCGGTGGGCCAGCCAGGGTGGGCTGGGCTGTAGAAGTCACTTCTTGAGGGGACAGTGAAGTGCTCCCCACTGCCAATCCTGcttgggaagaaaataaagatctaagGGTATGGACAGGGTCAAAACATACCTAGGACTACGAGTTACCACGGGGTTGTACAGGGGTGCTGCAGTGACAAAGCCCTGGCTTCAAATCAAAGActgaggtgagggcaggggcTAAAGTCACTGATACAAGAGACACAAGGCCGGGTGGGCAGGGTGCAGGTCCAGGGGgtctggagggcagggggagaacaCACTTATCCCGCTGGCACTGTAGCACTGCTAGTTCTGCCAGAGGACATTCAAGAGGATGCCCTATTGCTTGTTAGTAAAGGAAAGGGCAGTCCATCAGCCAAAGACTTATTTATCCTGGCTCAGCGACATTCCTGCTGGAAGCATATAAGAACAAGGCATAAATAGATGGACGGAGGCTAGGCTGGCAGGCAGCGCACTCACCTGGAACAGGTGTCTCTCCCTGTCCAGCACCTTTGCCAGGCCTGTCCTGGGACGCCTCCTGGCCTTCTCGATCCTCGAGGGCTTCCCCCTCCAGCAGATCCTTGCCTTGCCCAGCTTCCTTAGCACCAGGCCCAGGGCTGGCCTCCCGGTGGGGACTGCTGCCCACCAGctcatggggctccttgctcttGTAGGATTTGCTGTCACAGACCTGCAGAGATGGCCTTCTTGGTAAAGGGTGTCCTGATTGCCTTTTTCTTAGGAGGCTGGCTGAGCAAAGGCAGAAGTTCTGCCATGATGTTTTGCAAGTCTACCAACGATTTTAAAGGGGTTTCCATCTACATTCCTCTACCAAGGACTGTATTTTTGCTGCCAAACAAACCTACCCTAGAGAACCGGCATTACTTTAAGGGTGTTTTCTTGAAACAAGTTTAtttcatgagaaagaaatgagaaaaaaaaaatctgagaaataaatatttgaagtcgtttttttcccatttcaaaaaCCTAACCCACAGGAttatcttcaaaaaacaaaacccattacatactttttaaagattctatttgtcCTGCGTATGCAAATGTGCACACGTGTACTGCCGATTACCACCCCTGCTCACCCTGCTGCCACAGTGGCTACagcttcttctcttgctcttcttcAGCCTGGAATCAGGGCCTCCTTCATGACAGGAACAGGCACAGTCCTTGGCACTGTCTGGCCACTCAGCCTCCTAGGAGATACCTGGGCTTGGTTAGCTGCTGAGCGTTTTGGTACCAATAGAGGAAGCTGAGCTGCAGGCTGGCCCAGGCAGCCTGCACTGACCGTCACCCTTTCTCCTTCATGACACTCAGCGCTTCATATGGCTGGGGGAAACTCAATCACAGCCTGTTAGAAATCCCTGAAACAATGCTTCAATGACTCAAAGGACTGACCTATCCCAGTTGCCAAGATGTTTCAAGAAATACTGACATCAAATACAATCTAAGGCAGAGTCTTGGAGAGCTCCAGCACAGGAGTGCTCTCCTGACTCACTGCCTTTGCTCCCACGTCCCTGCACCTGGAGCTCTGCCCCTCTGCCAACCCCCTTGTACATGTGGAGGCTTCCCCAGGACATCTCTGTCAGTCACCCTAGACGCTGGTAGTACGGTTATTACCCCGCTGACAATGATGAGGCTGAGACAGAGACTCAGTAAGTCACCCAAGGTCATCCAGCTGGCTAAGAAGCAGTTTTCcccaaggaagaggaaaggacaCACATTCTTAGCAGCAGAGGACAATGAGTTCGAACCCTAGCATTGCCACTTAAATATGAGACACTGGCAACAACTTCGCCTTGcacttccctctcctctcctatAAAAGCCAAACACAAGCAATCTCTTTGTGGGCCTGCCATGAGACCTGAGGGAATGATCCAAGTTCAATACCTCCAAGAGGTACAGGCACCTGGTACCTGTTACCAGTACTGTTCAAGTGTGGACACTTGGttctattatttcttcacatgAACGGAAGGGAAGGAGCCAAGACTCAAGGACAAGAGAAACAGTTCTGTGCTAGAGAGCAGAGGTGGACACCTCCTCCTCACAGGGTGGCCCCTCCTCGCTCCTCCAACCCCCGTGGGCTTTGCAGCCTGACCCCTGGTCCCTGCTTCACCTCTGCCTCGGAGCCCAGAGGCCGCGCACCACTTCCACTCACGAACTCAAGGCCTGGTTcaagacaaacagaaaatgcCAAACAACCTGGTACCTTGTCATGATTTTGGACCCCAATCTCTTTACGTCTTTTGCTCTTTGAGGCTGTGGGTATCTTGGGgggctcctcttcctcttccacatCGGGCAGTGCCACTTCTTCAAAGCCATCAAACTGGGGAGGAGTATCACTCAGCACAGACCCTGAACAGGCCTACATGTGGccttcctgctccccagccccactGCAGCCTCGAGGCCTGTACCTCATACTCCTTCTCCTCAGTCCAATTGATCTCTTCAAAGTCACCCATCCGGCTGGCTGCTGGGCGCAGATGATCAAAGAAGACAGAGAACTCATCCTGCAAGTGATCGTGGCCCTTGAGAAGCTGCCACATCTGTGTCTTGAGCTGGGGAGAGTGATCAGAGGAAAGATGAGGTCTCCAGGGCCTCTCCAGGCTGCCATCCCAAACCAATCCCAGACCCTTCCATGGTCTGCTCTCCTAGTCAACTGAGGGATGCAAAGAAGCCTGACAGATAAGAAATCTGTCGACTTTCCCTCTCCGCTCACGTGCCTACACCAGAGGGGCACTGAGAATAGGTTTGATCCCTGATGAGGACACCCTCTGTACCCTGCCCTCCTGAGCTCCAGCTCAGGCAGGAACCCGAGCAGAGTGAGGAGCCAAGTCCCTCCCAGGCCCCATCACCTCCTCCCCTGAACTACCCAACCTGGGCACTAATGGCCTTTCTGAGCTGTGAAGATCAGTCAGTCTCTGCTTTCAGGGCACAAGCACAACCCGTTCCAGGGGTTGATGCTTCAGGAAAGCCTGAAAAATCCTCGCCTTCTCCATCCCTTCCACCCCATAAGCAAGAGAACATGGGGTCAGTCAGGGGTGTGCCTAAGGCATTGGTGCCAAACGAAAGGCAGCAGGATGGGAAGTAGCACCTCTGTGATCTCCTGGGGCAGGCAGTCCGCACAGCTCTGGAGGACCTTGATGATCTTCTGGTGGTGTGAGGGGTTCTCTGCAAAGCAAATCTCCAGCTGCCGAAGAAACTTGCGACTCTTCTCAAAAGCCTGCTGCTCCTCAAACTACCGCAGTGGAAAGAAGGCAAGAGGGTCATGTGCACAGCTAGAGGGGCCTGGAGGGCTCTATGCACAGGAGACAAGAGTGTTGGGCTGGGAAGGAAGCTGACGGGGCTCAAGTTTATAACCATCAGATCATGTTTAGGACTCGGGCATCTATGCCCTCAGGCTGTAGGGACTACCAACCCATAACACCTAGGATGGGAACGACAGATTCCAGAGATGGGAGTATCTCACGGACTATGAAGTCAGACACTCCAAGCTTGTGGGGCACTTCATAGTCAATAAAGAATGTTTACATGTATGCTGCTCCTCATGAGGAGAGAGCACCACCAGGGTGTATGTCACCACCCCAGGACTGACCACATCACTGCCTCAAGACTAGCAAAAGAATTCCCCCCCTGCGTTCCTGTGTCAATCATGACAAGAAACTCAGAACTATTGAGGTCTCCCTCACATGTAGACACTCTCTCAACGTTTCAAGTGTTACCATATACAGCGGCCATCCCAGACAAccacatagaaaataaaactgccagGCCCCACCCCTGACCCATTCCACCTGCAGCTCTCTACTCTCCTTTCATCATGTATTTTTCTAGAAAGCATCACCACTCAAAAGCATGATACACGTTTTACTGGTCATATCTACTATATAATCcttacatacatttatatattttactgtttatCACCTGACTTTCCCCAAGAGGATggaagctccatgaaggcaaggatgTTGTACTTTTGTAATTACTGTATTCCTAGGACAGAGAACGCTACCTGACTCACTCTAAGCACACAGTAAGTATCTGTGGGAATGAACACCTGCTCTACAACAGGGAGGAGCACAGGGCACAACATTTACCTACGGTCTTCACTGGCAACCAAAGGTACCACCGCCTTGTACATATAAAGAAAAGGGGAGTGGAGGGGGTGGGAAGATCACCCCTTGAAAACAAGGGGGCTCTTACGACCCTGGGCTGGCACAGGGACAGACAGGGTCAGCGATGGTCAATACTACTCTGTCCCATCTCCTGCCCCAGCAATGCCCCCAGGGTGCCATGTTCACGCATCCACTTACTAATCCACAGGCCAGAGCCTGCTCAGGCAACAGGAAAGCCGCAAAGTCCTTCAGCAGCTGGGGCCAGTCCTGGAGCAGGACCTGCAGGCTTTTGTAGAGATCCACAGCTGTCTGCCTCTGAGTACTGGACTCAAATTCATAGATGACCTGAAGGAAGTCCTCATACTTCCCAGGGATGTGTTGCAGGGCTTCCCGAACCTATGCAGGAAGACGGTCTAGCATCAGTACTCCATCTGTGGGCCCCAACAAGAAAACAGCAGTACTAACCGAGAAGGAGTCACCATGCAGAGCTCCAAGAATCATCCTTCAGGGGCTACTCCTCGCAGCTCCTACAATccattcatggaagacacagagcaaTGAGCAAGGCACAGCTCTGTTTCCAGTGGTGGGCATCTGAAAAGCCTTGATTCTCCAGGGACCAGGGCCCTCCCCAAAAAACCAAGCAAAACCAAGCTTTTCTCTAGCTCACAGCCCTAAACTAACCTCTCCTTCCTGACTTCACCACACTTGAAGCAGACAAGGAGTGCTCTGTACATATAGCTCCACATGGTATCACGAGGGTAAACAATGCATACATTAGTAATATTAGCAAAATGTCAGCAGATGAGAAAAAGGTATGACTATCACTGCAGATAGCCCATCTGgatggagaggaacagagggaccAGATGGTTCCATTCAAAAGAATAAGGCAGTTGCCCAAGACAACTGCCTAGCAAGGATGGGGTCACGTCTCTGAAGACCAAGGTGGTTCCTTGAGGTCCACTCTGGCCAGTGCACCAACATTCTCTCTTGTTAAGCCGAGGGCTTGGGAAAGGCCCTCATTAGCTAACCCACTGATGTCATCCCTCTCACTGACGATGGTGGAGTCCCAGTTTCCCACTTTCTAAACAATGGAGGGGTAATGCTCAGGGATTAACAAGCCGCGTACGGCTAAGCCTGTGTCCTGGAAGCGCTCTCACGCAGATCTGATGGTAATTCCAGGAAGCAAAGGCAGAGGCATACAAGCTGCACAGCCCGAAAAtcatactttgttttaaaaactggtccctggaaggagaaggagcagTATTTGGACTGACGGGCAAGAGGAAGCAGCACCTGCCTACCCTGGTCAGATAAGCCTGAGCAAAGGCCAAATCCTTCTGCTCCCTGAGTGGGTCCCGCTCGAGAATGTCCTCGTCATATAACAGCAGCAGCTTGGATGTGTCCTTGCTGGCACGGGCCCGACTTCCCCGCTTGCCACGCGCTCGCTGACTGCCCCGGCCCTTCCCAGCAGCTCTGCCACTCTCTCCTGGGAAAACATGGGAAAAAGATTGTGGCTCTTGCCCCACAACCCCACTCCTCCCGCCTGCAACACACACCCACCCCAACCAAATACCACTCGTTGTCTCAGACTGCCTTACAAGAAAGGCTAGTGGGAACGTACAAAGGCACGACTGCGTGTCAGGCCAGCCTGTGCAGAGCTGGCATAGCCACATTCCCCAGGACAGTAAGGGGCTCTCTGCTACCGCGTACGGAGAAAAGGGGTCTTGAGAGTGAGTCTGGTCTTATGCTGGGCTCTCAAGGGACTAGGCTGGGTGAGAACAGTGAAAAAACGTAGCTCTTAGCCTCCTGAGTGACGGATGGAGGAGCAGCATACACACTTGAACAAACCTATACAAACCTAGCAGCTGCTAAGAGTTTTATCTGCAACGTCTGAGCATGCTTCTCTGAAAAGGCTCCAGACAAACATGCTCGGGGGAGGTCCAGAGGATGGCCTCTAATAACTCACATGTGGTTTTCGACCAGCCACTCGACACAACATATGGAAAGGGGGCCAGCTGGGCCCCGGCCCTCACATCAGGCTTGCCACTCACCTGGCGGGGTGCTGCTGGCCTCGGCTTCCGGAGCGGTCCTGGGCGAGGCGAAGGGGGCTGGCGGCTTCTCGGTGGGATCCTCAATGGCTTCATCTGCCATTTCGTCCTCCTTCTGCAGGCTTtccattccctctgcctcttcttcctcttcttcctcaggcTCAGAGTTCTCTTCCTGAGAGTTCTCCTCCTCAGACTCGCCCTCCTGGCCTGCACGCCTCTCAGAGGCCAACCAGGTCAGCTTCTCCATGGTTTCCTGCAAAGCCCAGGAGTGTCCCCAGGGTAGCATTGGCTCGCCGAGGCCATAGGTGCGGCCACCAGGGCCCAACATAGAGTCGGGACACAGGGAGAGCCGGACTGGCGGCCCAGTAGCAAACCCAGTAGGGGTTGGgagatgccttttgtttttgtttttgtttttgtttttttatgatagtcacagagagagagagagaggcgcagagacacaggcagagggagaagcaggctccatgcaccgggagcccgatgtgggattcgatcccgggtctccaggatcgcgccctgggccaaaggcaggcgccgaaccgctgcgccacccagggatccctgggagatGCCTTTTGAAAGGTCACCTTCTACCCTGAAGATGGGTTCCTTGGCCCACATAGGATCTATGTGTTCAGGAATTTAAACTGTGCATGGTGATGCAATCTAACCTTTAAATGAGTCAGACATAACACCTCAGTAAAAGCTTACCTGCTACCTCTTCTCATCTCAACCTCCCATCAAACTATGTCCCACAAACACACATGACAGGAGGACTATATGAAGCAAGCGAGCAGGTGGCCAAAAGCGTGAGCAGCTTGCCATAGCGTTTGAGAAGGTTGGCAGCGCTCACCTGGAGCTCTGGGACAGACAGCACGGACTCCTCAGAGGCGGATGacagctcctcctcctcatctgcGGTAAGGTCATCaaagtcttcctcctcctcctcctccgggcCAGCTGGGGTCTCCACCACCTGGCCGTCAGTGCTGCCACAAGCCTCAGACTGCCCTAGGGGGCTGCCGCGTGTTACCTCATGGTCAGCACAGGAGGAAGCCATCTCCAGAGACCCTTTGCTCATGTCCCCTGAGTCTCCCTCGTCCCGAGGCTCCCGGGCAGCTGAAGAAGCTCCGGCTGGCtcactcctctcttcctcctgctggaCAGCCGGCTGTCCCCTCCGCTCCCTAGGACCGCTCAGCTCCTCACCTGGGAAGCCAGCATCCAAGCCCACAGCACATTCCTCTCTGATGTCCTCACAGCCGTCCTGCCCCGGGGACCCACTGGCATCATCCTCCCCAGGGTCCTTAGGTTCCATCTTGACCATTTCCTCCACGTCCCCCGGGGGCAGCGGTTGCAGAGCCTGCCTCTCGTCCTCTGCCTTCACAAGAGTCCAGCCACAGGCACTGTTCTCTGGTAGCTCTTCCTGGCACACACAATCTGCTGCCAGTGGCCCTGGGCTGTGCTCTTCTTTGGGGAAGACaggagcacagagaggagagaaatccTGGGGCTCTAATTTGGGTTCTAGGCCTTGAAAGGCATTTTTCCCTTCAGCCAGAGGGCCACCAATGTCTGCATTCACTTGGGCCTTATCTTCAGGGGTGGATGGGACAGGAAGACTCACAGAGTTGCTGGAAACAATGAACGGTGGGAGAGAGGAGGCCACAAGGGGCTGGTTCAACGGGCAGGGGAAGGACGTAGGGTTAACCAAGAGGGTGGTGATGGGAATGGTCTGAGAACTTGGGGCCACAGCTGCGTTGACAGGCTGGATCACATTGCAGCCACTGCTAAAGCTCACGACCTTGACTGTGGTGGCGGGTACGGTGAAGATGACGGGAACTGGGTGGATGAGGGAGGTTGGCTCCAGACAGAGGGAGGCCTTGGCCCCCTTCCTCTTTGAGGCTCTCGGCTTTACACATGGCCTTCGAAACTTAGAGGGTGCAAGTGAGGGCAACATTACCTTGGGCACAGGGGCAGGGGTGAGCAGAGGCTGGGGCTCAGACAGAGGGAAGCTGGTCCTGGCCTCATGGGGCGTGGGAGGCAGTGTTGCTGGAGACTCAAAACCATCCCCCACAGGGGCCCCCAGGGGAGGGACACCTGGCACCGTCTGAAGGACGGTGGCTGGCTGGATCATGGGAGGAATCCGGACCACCATCTTGCTAGGGGGCGCTTCTGACTGGGCTGACCTTGCGGGAGCTTTCCCAGAGGTGGAGGAGCTGGGCTGGAGAGAGGGGCTGGGTCTAATTAGCAGGGGCTTCAGGACTGCTGGCCGCTTCTGTCTCCAGGCCTTCCTGGAAAAACAGCTGGCAACTGGCTTCAGTTTCAGGACCACACCCTTGGGCAACAGCAGTGGATACGGAGTGTCACTCCCCAATTCCGAGCGGCCTTTCCCCAGGCCGGGCTCTGAGCTGACCTCAGCGGCTCCAGTCACATTTCCTACCCCTCTGGCGCTGCCAGCTATGCGCCAAAGTTCCTCCTGGATGGATGGCAGACTGGCCTATTGAGAATAAGAACACACTGATCCAGCACATGTCAGCATCTGGCAGAAAGAACAAGGCTTCCTGGGTTTTTAGGGACCTTTCTAGGACAgtctcaaaaaaaatcttttcaagaaGGATTTTTCTGCAGGATATCAAATTTCACCAAGACTACATTCCAATTATACACTCTGTCTGAGTTTCCTTTAGCAAActatcattttactatttttttttttccaaaggctACAGAGTCACCTGGGGGGAGGGcaaagcaggagaggaggggtgAATGAGGCAGCTCTCCTGAGACCCTGTCCTACAACTACACAGTGTAGGCAGAAAACAGTCCTTGACATCTCTGGCAGGGTTTCAGGGACATTCTGTGGCCTACGCATGTCAAGGAGGAAGCCTGTACCTGTAACCAGAACGGAAGCCGGTGTTCTTCCCTCTCCACAGGTGGTTTCCACTGATGTGGTTGGATCTCTTCACAGCATTTCATCAGGACAGGCAGCTGCTTGGTCTTCTTATAAAACTGAGCAGGAAGAAATGACACACAATTCACATTCCCTCCAGAAACACTGCCCTCTGTCAGGCTGGGGAGTGAAGTGTGCAGAGATTTGAGACACCTCccatacatacaaatacatgcTTAATGCTCTACATTTcaaattacacttaaaaaaaaaaaagaaattacactaatctcaattatttttttcaagattacttatttatttgagagagagagagagagagagagagagagagattgagcacgagcagggggtagggcagagggaggagcagactcctcactaagcagggagcccaatgcaggacttgatcccaggaccctgggaccatgacctgagccgaaggcagatgctttactgagggagccacccaggagccccaatctctaaattttttttttttaaacaaacctccacaggcttatttttttaagattttatttatttatttatgagagacacagagagagaaacagagacataggcagagggagaagcaggctccccgtgggtagcccaatgtggaatttgatcccaggattctgggatcacaacctaagtcaaaggcagacatgctcaaccactgagccacccaggtgcccccaacctctaaattcttttttttttttaagatgttatttatttattcatgagagacacagagagaggcagagacacaggcagagggagaagcaggctccatacagggagcctgatgtgggactcgattccgggactccaggatcacgccttcagccgaaggcaggcactaaaccactaagccattcAGGGATTCCCCCAACCTCTAAATTCTAATGAAGATTTTGCAACACTCCATATCATCAGACATGGTTtcacaaagaaaaggaagcagatgGTCAGAGTGATTCTACATCAACAAATCTGCTCCCACTCAAAAGCAGCCACCATCACACCTTAACCCTCATCCAGGACTCACAGAAGTTTCCTAGTAAGGAAGTAATGGTGCAAAGGACCTCAccagggaagggaaaaagagaagggagattGACACAATTCTGTTTTAAGAGTAAATTAACAGGAGTCTAAACAGTGACAAGCATTCATCCGATCCACATTTGCTAAGCACCCGTTAGAGGCCAAGTGGACAAATAAGACATTCCTGCTCCCAAGGAGCTTACAGACAAGGAGAAAGAGTCAAAAATGATATTCTCTGTACAAAAGTACAAAGATGcacataaaaaatg
It contains:
- the GON4L gene encoding GON-4-like protein isoform X6 produces the protein MMKAAISETEDMPMFEPKMTRSKLKEVVEKGVVIPTWNISPIKKANEIKPPQFVDIHLEEDDSSDEEYQPDDEEEDETAEESLLESDVESTASSPRGAKKSRLRQSSEMTETDEEGSMLSEAEKVPAPAVRHISAEVVPMGPPPPPKPKQTRDSTFMEKLHAVDEELASSPICMDSFQPMDDSLIAFRTRSKMPLKDVPLGQLEAELRAPDITPDMYDPNTADDEDWKVWLGGLMNDDVGNEDEADDDDDPEYNFLEDLDEPDTEDFRTDRAVRITKKEVNELMEELFETFQDEMGLSNVEDDGPEEEERVAEPRPSFNTPQALRFEEPLANLLNEQHRTVKEQLEQLKMKKSSGRQQQEVEKVKPQSEKVHQTLTLDPAQRGRLQQQMQQHVQLLTQIHLLASSNPNLNSEASTTRIFLKELGTFAQSSVALHHQSSPGFQTLFQPCNLLGAMQLVEDFNTHISVIDWSPRKTVKKTADEFPCLPKQVAWILATSKVFMYPELLPVCSLKAKNPQDKIFFTKAEDNLLALGLKHFEGTKFPKLLISKYLLTCKTAHQLTVRIKNLNMNRAPDNIIKFYKKTKQLPVLMKCCEEIQPHQWKPPVEREEHRLPFWLQASLPSIQEELWRIAGSARGVGNVTGAAEVSSEPGLGKGRSELGSDTPYPLLLPKGVVLKLKPVASCFSRKAWRQKRPAVLKPLLIRPSPSLQPSSSTSGKAPARSAQSEAPPSKMVVRIPPMIQPATVLQTVPGVPPLGAPVGDGFESPATLPPTPHEARTSFPLSEPQPLLTPAPVPKVMLPSLAPSKFRRPCVKPRASKRKGAKASLCLEPTSLIHPVPVIFTVPATTVKVVSFSSGCNVIQPVNAAVAPSSQTIPITTLLVNPTSFPCPLNQPLVASSLPPFIVSSNSVSLPVPSTPEDKAQVNADIGGPLAEGKNAFQGLEPKLEPQDFSPLCAPVFPKEEHSPGPLAADCVCQEELPENSACGWTLVKAEDERQALQPLPPGDVEEMVKMEPKDPGEDDASGSPGQDGCEDIREECAVGLDAGFPGEELSGPRERRGQPAVQQEEERSEPAGASSAAREPRDEGDSGDMSKGSLEMASSCADHEVTRGSPLGQSEACGSTDGQVVETPAGPEEEEEEDFDDLTADEEEELSSASEESVLSVPELQETMEKLTWLASERRAGQEGESEEENSQEENSEPEEEEEEEAEGMESLQKEDEMADEAIEDPTEKPPAPFASPRTAPEAEASSTPPGESGRAAGKGRGSQRARGKRGSRARASKDTSKLLLLYDEDILERDPLREQKDLAFAQAYLTRVREALQHIPGKYEDFLQVIYEFESSTQRQTAVDLYKSLQVLLQDWPQLLKDFAAFLLPEQALACGLFEEQQAFEKSRKFLRQLEICFAENPSHHQKIIKVLQSCADCLPQEITELKTQMWQLLKGHDHLQDEFSVFFDHLRPAASRMGDFEEINWTEEKEYEFDGFEEVALPDVEEEEEPPKIPTASKSKRRKEIGVQNHDKEAEWPDSAKDCACSCHEGGPDSRLKKSKRRSCSHCGSRVCDSKSYKSKEPHELVGSSPHREASPGPGAKEAGQGKDLLEGEALEDREGQEASQDRPGKGAGQGETPVPGLAVGSTSLSPQEVTSTAQPTLAGPPPCSPESVKLSSSTESMLCTVRRNQAGPEVLSCPQASPRLQNEGKEQEALGEPQASMPTWDASETERWPSTAEPCAPFLSPVSSRTRDSGRSLVPEISDAPESCLLLGRAGVRTANRRSPVCESSSGIDTSATSCKASRGNSAKDGEIQGKGPVGEQPLKATEATVCANNSKVSSTGEKVVLWTREADRVILTMCQEKGAQPQTFSSISQQLGNKTPTEVSHRFRELMQLFHTACEASSEEEDDATSTSNTDQLSDHGDLLSEEELDG
- the GON4L gene encoding GON-4-like protein isoform X7; this translates as MKKEVNELMEELFETFQDEMGLSNVEDDGPEEEERVAEPRPSFNTPQALRFEEPLANLLNEQHRTVKEQLEQLKMKKSSGRQQQEVEKVKPQSEKVHQTLTLDPAQRGRLQQQMQQHVQLLTQIHLLASSNPNLNSEASTTRIFLKELGTFAQSSVALHHQSSPGFQTLFQPCNLLGAMQLVEDFNTHISVIDWSPRKTVKKTADEFPCLPKQVAWILATSKVFMYPELLPVCSLKAKNPQDKIFFTKAEDNLLALGLKHFEGTKFPKLLISKYLLTCKTAHQLTVRIKNLNMNRAPDNIIKFYKKTKQLPVLMKCCEEIQPHQWKPPVEREEHRLPFWLQASLPSIQEELWRIAGSARGVGNVTGAAEVSSEPGLGKGRSELGSDTPYPLLLPKGVVLKLKPVASCFSRKAWRQKRPAVLKPLLIRPSPSLQPSSSTSGKAPARSAQSEAPPSKMVVRIPPMIQPATVLQTVPGVPPLGAPVGDGFESPATLPPTPHEARTSFPLSEPQPLLTPAPVPKVMLPSLAPSKFRRPCVKPRASKRKGAKASLCLEPTSLIHPVPVIFTVPATTVKVVSFSSGCNVIQPVNAAVAPSSQTIPITTLLVNPTSFPCPLNQPLVASSLPPFIVSSNSVSLPVPSTPEDKAQVNADIGGPLAEGKNAFQGLEPKLEPQDFSPLCAPVFPKEEHSPGPLAADCVCQEELPENSACGWTLVKAEDERQALQPLPPGDVEEMVKMEPKDPGEDDASGSPGQDGCEDIREECAVGLDAGFPGEELSGPRERRGQPAVQQEEERSEPAGASSAAREPRDEGDSGDMSKGSLEMASSCADHEVTRGSPLGQSEACGSTDGQVVETPAGPEEEEEEDFDDLTADEEEELSSASEESVLSVPELQETMEKLTWLASERRAGQEGESEEENSQEENSEPEEEEEEEAEGMESLQKEDEMADEAIEDPTEKPPAPFASPRTAPEAEASSTPPGESGRAAGKGRGSQRARGKRGSRARASKDTSKLLLLYDEDILERDPLREQKDLAFAQAYLTRVREALQHIPGKYEDFLQVIYEFESSTQRQTAVDLYKSLQVLLQDWPQLLKDFAAFLLPEQALACGLFEEQQAFEKSRKFLRQLEICFAENPSHHQKIIKVLQSCADCLPQEITELKTQMWQLLKGHDHLQDEFSVFFDHLRPAASRMGDFEEINWTEEKEYEFDGFEEVALPDVEEEEEPPKIPTASKSKRRKEIGVQNHDKEAEWPDSAKDCACSCHEGGPDSRLKKSKRRSCSHCGSRVCDSKSYKSKEPHELVGSSPHREASPGPGAKEAGQGKDLLEGEALEDREGQEASQDRPGKGAGQGETPVPGLAVGSTSLSPQEVTSTAQPTLAGPPPCSPESVKLSSSTESMLCTVRRNQAGPEVLSCPQASPRLQNEGKEQEALGEPQASMPTWDASETERWPSTAEPCAPFLSPVSSRTRDSGRSLVPEISDAPESCLLLGRAGVRTANRRSPVCESSSGIDTSATSCKASRGNSAKDGEIQGKGPVGEQPLKATEATVCANNSKVSSTGEKVVLWTREADRVILTMCQEKGAQPQTFSSISQQLGNKTPTEVSHRFRELMQLFHTACEASSEEEDDATSTSNTDQLSDHGDLLSEEELDG